The Nitrospira sp. KM1 genome includes a window with the following:
- a CDS encoding filamentous hemagglutinin N-terminal domain-containing protein — protein sequence MCRTWNQRLSMFMISVLLSELFFAPFAGANPVNPNVVAGQAAISGLGTSHVTVQQASQRAIINWQQFNIAPNEVTQFVQPNANAIALNRIFDQNPSQIFGKLQANGQVILMNQNGIIFGPNAQVNAAGFVASSLHMSDANFLRGHYLFEGGGLEGMVKNAGAIHAPNGIYLLAPNVENSGVLTSPGGNVVLGAGKTAYLSNRPDGRGFLAEITAPVGQAVNLKQIVADGGQVTLAGRVVNQAGLIQANTVRERNGKIELLASEAVTLRDGSRTIARGDMAGVSQGGTIEAIADLKTGTASFEKGAVVDVSGGKLGGDGGFAEVSAASVKLGGQFLGNTATGFRGGRFLIDPTVATSTVGPGEFVSFENSGAFEVEFRSPAGTDLTVTGSYDLKAWQSPAVTSRTLTFTAGKDLKFVNATLINSGTAKWDYIGIAQQGDVLLTNSTIATGANYIGSSTPGAGGNISLFAPNGSIKLIDSLGGSLSTVRTPSTGGDITLIAKNDIVSASALDQTGKFLKGIRLEGPGNLTIDAEKNFIGGRVSGFVTGPGFVLTNGVANVTTGGNIGGAIKGIGNSDADEYANFTLASGTINLSAGENIYLGRIQDKGLSDIRDVSVLIGWPGHPDQRLTYDPSNQVNLVAKGDIFLNPRAVPIPGTSGSNRDQARATYPASFSANSETGRIVVENSVTFWPSPTGKITLSAQKDIVGLATTIREPDYSNYVFIFIGTEAQVQQGSWKLVPIVDANTKAEYAPYRKWIAPSQRQDDRPFPTLPSIPSDIMKQVPFIETTSRIPQIRIMETDPAVLIDALYATPSRPFDAQFGAILSKTLDTVSPIAPVPVTVESRTGSIKTLAFDFTSYGLPKQVTISAKQDIAQINAEIGVPQGIQAVVSAGHNMDFRKPNGFQDNTGITFIGTGTGRVQVKNDLNEPGAGKLDLADSIGIQSRSAPFRVGLGHNKGGLVDIAVAGDLIMDQSRVISHNGATISIHGIGTETVTDTKAGTLDPISGKPFAIIKNLKGELVSTEVLFDGNPISLDNATLLAGPTTLHVSLVERNGSLFVNNGERVQVVRVEGQPLVVDKIINGTPTSVLILAGGGQTFLARTADVSMVTASGGKVVVGNNIPSPLGDTGILTLRGGAIDIKASGDIDVDKSRIATFGGRDLQNLLYRAGDINLVSTNGNISAGSGSRNDVVKFVVLEKNADNTVNPDRSFVADVPGSGVFSYHADDQKPGDKLVFPRFDDPQIRALGNEIFKQEFLGRDASALRTEQANLLAQREPVFLQTVERFIRPLQLGNISMYAAKKDVIVPEAGIRGRRIGIFSPNGIIDLQGGIIEGSVTIASTAIKGDIGKSFVGALTATTSAGGVSGGVGSGSSGGSLGGLTGTTGSVSAAATSTTAAASSSAIKATDDVKEAASEIGSAQAEAKAKQVVAKAGDKDKDSRKVAQTIKAKHGVIIQVEAKPRTGG from the coding sequence ATGTGTAGAACATGGAATCAGCGGCTCTCGATGTTCATGATCTCAGTGCTCTTGAGCGAACTGTTCTTTGCTCCCTTCGCGGGCGCCAATCCGGTCAATCCAAATGTGGTGGCGGGGCAGGCTGCGATTTCCGGCCTCGGGACGTCTCATGTGACCGTTCAGCAAGCCTCTCAACGGGCCATCATCAACTGGCAGCAATTTAACATCGCCCCCAACGAAGTGACGCAGTTTGTCCAACCCAACGCCAATGCGATTGCGTTGAATCGAATCTTCGACCAAAACCCAAGTCAGATATTCGGGAAGTTACAAGCCAACGGCCAAGTCATCCTGATGAATCAGAATGGGATCATCTTTGGACCCAACGCGCAGGTCAATGCAGCCGGGTTCGTGGCCTCTTCCCTGCATATGTCGGACGCGAATTTTCTTCGAGGGCACTATCTCTTTGAAGGAGGCGGTCTCGAAGGCATGGTGAAGAATGCGGGAGCCATCCACGCTCCTAATGGCATTTACCTCCTCGCGCCGAACGTGGAAAACAGCGGCGTGCTCACGAGTCCCGGGGGCAATGTGGTTCTGGGTGCGGGGAAGACCGCCTACCTATCCAATCGCCCGGACGGTCGCGGGTTTCTTGCTGAAATAACGGCGCCGGTTGGTCAGGCAGTGAATCTCAAGCAGATCGTCGCCGACGGGGGGCAGGTCACATTGGCCGGGCGGGTTGTCAATCAGGCCGGCCTTATCCAGGCCAACACGGTGAGAGAGAGGAACGGAAAGATCGAGTTGCTCGCGAGCGAAGCGGTGACCCTCCGGGACGGGAGTCGGACAATTGCACGGGGCGACATGGCCGGAGTATCGCAAGGGGGGACCATTGAAGCCATCGCCGATTTGAAGACCGGCACGGCGTCGTTTGAAAAGGGCGCGGTGGTTGACGTATCCGGTGGCAAGCTGGGAGGGGACGGTGGATTTGCAGAGGTGAGCGCCGCATCTGTAAAGCTTGGTGGTCAGTTTCTGGGAAATACTGCAACGGGATTTCGTGGCGGCCGATTCTTAATCGATCCGACAGTCGCCACATCGACCGTGGGACCGGGAGAATTCGTGAGTTTCGAAAACAGCGGCGCTTTTGAAGTCGAGTTCCGCTCGCCTGCGGGTACAGACTTGACCGTGACCGGCTCCTATGACTTGAAGGCCTGGCAATCTCCAGCCGTCACTTCTCGCACCCTTACGTTCACCGCCGGCAAGGATCTGAAATTTGTGAACGCGACGTTGATCAATAGCGGGACGGCGAAGTGGGACTATATTGGGATCGCTCAGCAGGGGGATGTGCTACTTACCAACTCGACCATTGCAACTGGGGCGAACTATATAGGGAGTTCCACACCAGGAGCGGGAGGTAACATTTCGTTGTTTGCTCCTAATGGCAGCATCAAGCTCATCGATAGCCTGGGTGGGAGCTTGTCCACTGTCCGCACTCCATCGACGGGCGGCGACATCACGCTCATTGCGAAAAACGACATCGTGAGCGCGAGCGCTTTGGATCAAACTGGAAAGTTTCTCAAAGGGATCAGGCTGGAAGGCCCTGGGAATTTAACCATCGACGCGGAGAAAAATTTCATCGGCGGTCGGGTTTCTGGTTTCGTGACTGGACCAGGATTCGTGCTGACGAACGGCGTTGCGAATGTGACGACCGGAGGCAATATCGGTGGAGCAATAAAGGGCATCGGTAACAGCGATGCGGATGAGTATGCGAACTTTACCCTGGCAAGTGGTACCATCAATCTTTCCGCCGGAGAGAACATATATCTCGGAAGAATTCAGGACAAAGGTTTATCGGATATCAGAGATGTCAGTGTGCTCATTGGGTGGCCTGGGCATCCAGATCAACGCCTTACCTATGACCCTTCCAATCAAGTTAATCTTGTTGCCAAAGGCGACATTTTCCTAAACCCACGCGCTGTCCCCATACCTGGAACGAGTGGTTCGAATCGGGATCAAGCACGAGCCACGTATCCAGCTTCGTTCAGCGCTAATTCCGAGACAGGTCGCATCGTGGTCGAGAACTCGGTCACATTTTGGCCATCGCCTACCGGGAAGATCACGCTATCGGCTCAAAAAGACATAGTAGGGCTTGCCACGACAATAAGGGAACCGGATTATTCCAATTATGTATTCATCTTTATTGGGACTGAGGCGCAGGTGCAACAAGGAAGCTGGAAGCTCGTTCCTATTGTGGATGCAAACACTAAGGCTGAATATGCACCTTATCGAAAATGGATTGCTCCATCTCAACGCCAAGACGACCGACCATTCCCGACATTGCCCAGCATTCCTTCTGACATAATGAAACAGGTGCCTTTTATCGAAACCACTTCGCGTATTCCTCAGATACGTATCATGGAGACAGATCCAGCGGTGCTCATAGATGCCCTGTATGCCACTCCGTCGAGACCGTTTGATGCACAATTCGGAGCGATCTTGTCTAAAACCCTCGACACGGTCTCACCGATTGCTCCGGTACCGGTCACCGTTGAATCCAGGACGGGCAGCATCAAAACATTGGCTTTTGACTTCACCAGCTATGGTCTTCCGAAGCAAGTCACAATCTCGGCGAAGCAGGATATTGCTCAAATCAATGCCGAGATCGGCGTCCCGCAGGGAATACAGGCAGTCGTGTCAGCCGGCCACAATATGGATTTTAGAAAACCTAACGGCTTCCAGGACAATACGGGTATTACATTCATCGGCACGGGGACCGGCCGTGTTCAGGTGAAGAACGATCTCAACGAACCAGGTGCAGGAAAACTTGATCTTGCCGATAGCATCGGTATCCAGAGCCGGTCGGCGCCGTTCAGAGTTGGTCTGGGGCACAACAAAGGTGGGCTCGTCGACATCGCCGTGGCGGGCGACCTTATCATGGATCAGTCCAGGGTTATATCGCACAACGGGGCGACCATTTCGATTCATGGCATTGGAACCGAAACAGTGACTGATACCAAAGCCGGCACGCTCGATCCGATATCAGGCAAGCCGTTCGCGATTATAAAAAACCTGAAGGGAGAACTGGTCTCGACGGAAGTACTATTCGACGGCAATCCAATATCGTTGGACAATGCGACTCTCCTGGCAGGACCGACCACGCTTCACGTGTCTCTTGTCGAGCGGAACGGAAGTCTATTTGTCAATAATGGAGAGCGGGTCCAAGTGGTTCGGGTGGAAGGGCAGCCACTGGTCGTCGACAAGATCATCAACGGTACGCCGACCTCTGTTCTGATTCTTGCTGGAGGAGGGCAGACGTTTCTGGCAAGAACGGCTGATGTTTCGATGGTGACAGCATCAGGCGGGAAGGTAGTGGTCGGGAATAATATTCCATCTCCCCTGGGAGATACTGGGATTCTCACGCTTCGAGGTGGGGCGATCGATATCAAGGCGTCCGGCGACATCGATGTCGATAAATCTCGCATTGCCACTTTTGGCGGAAGAGACCTACAAAACTTACTGTATCGCGCCGGTGACATTAATCTTGTCTCCACCAATGGAAATATCAGTGCGGGAAGCGGAAGCCGGAATGACGTCGTGAAATTCGTTGTATTGGAAAAAAACGCAGATAACACAGTCAACCCCGACCGCAGCTTTGTCGCCGATGTCCCCGGGAGCGGCGTGTTTTCTTATCATGCTGACGATCAGAAACCTGGGGACAAACTTGTGTTTCCCCGGTTTGACGACCCTCAAATCCGGGCGCTCGGGAACGAAATCTTCAAGCAAGAGTTCCTAGGGCGGGATGCGTCGGCTCTCCGCACGGAACAAGCAAATCTGCTGGCACAGCGGGAACCTGTGTTCTTGCAGACCGTTGAAAGATTCATCCGACCGCTCCAGCTTGGCAACATTTCCATGTATGCAGCAAAGAAGGACGTGATCGTTCCCGAAGCGGGCATTCGAGGACGCAGGATCGGAATCTTCTCGCCGAATGGGATCATCGATCTGCAAGGCGGGATCATTGAAGGGAGCGTCACGATCGCGTCGACAGCGATCAAGGGGGACATCGGGAAAAGCTTTGTCGGCGCGCTCACTGCGACAACAAGTGCAGGAGGAGTATCCGGCGGCGTCGGCAGCGGCAGCAGCGGCGGCAGTCTTGGTGGATTAACCGGCACCACAGGGTCGGTGTCAGCCGCCGCCACGTCGACCACTGCGGCTGCGTCAAGCAGTGCGATCAAGGCCACCGACGATGTGAAAGAAGCCGCATCCGAGATTGGTTCCGCTCAGGCCGAGGCCAAGGCCAAGCAGGTGGTGGCCAAGGCCGGCGACAAAGACAAGGATTCACGTAAGGTGGCGCAGACGATCAAAGCCAAGCACGGAGTCATTATTCAAGTCGAGGCCAAGCCGCGGACGGGCGGCTAA
- a CDS encoding biopolymer transporter ExbD, with product MRRISRKSHGAIADINITPLLDLAWVLLVIFIITTTAMVQGIELKLPESTPHETEMESSTPTISVKKNGDVYMDEERVKITDLEKLIRDLKAAKGGKLPLVLRGDSGVEYKHVVAVLDILQRVPVEDLAIATKPINES from the coding sequence ATGAGACGAATCTCCAGAAAATCCCATGGCGCCATTGCGGACATCAACATTACCCCATTACTCGATCTGGCCTGGGTGCTGCTCGTCATTTTCATCATTACCACCACTGCAATGGTGCAGGGGATAGAATTAAAACTTCCGGAATCAACGCCGCACGAGACGGAAATGGAAAGTAGCACGCCCACCATCTCGGTCAAAAAAAACGGCGACGTGTACATGGACGAAGAGCGCGTCAAGATCACGGATCTGGAAAAACTCATTCGCGATCTCAAGGCGGCCAAGGGAGGAAAGTTGCCGTTGGTGCTTCGCGGCGATTCCGGGGTCGAATATAAACATGTCGTCGCGGTGTTGGACATTCTTCAGCGGGTTCCTGTTGAAGACCTGGCCATTGCGACGAAGCCCATCAATGAGTCATGA
- a CDS encoding substrate-binding domain-containing protein — protein MNGTTKMALACLGMVSLALAAESAQAATIVLNGTGSSAGRQYAGLAPVFICDASPVPTFFKDSANPPNETEWQCKTNGGADDLIVRYHALNSIAGYQLNQGAFPKQTSFINTAASTCAGATTVVIGGKNVNQRVCSTVVLANQNVHWGASDVQAASFHQTGGGATGIVAETGVSSNPVVSVPFSIIVGGNVRQFVSGSPQPLQSLTREQIEQIFAGAVTDWTTLGLAVSGGSSTIDLCLRSAGSGTKATADEVLFVNANETDFPSQPFNSGSGNMATCVSTHPSSIGYIDSDSVPGLTGGAYAVKIGGASAPSGTAASKLDLACGRYPFWANWNVVKRTTSLDTLTGVAGTQAKLDSLITNMVDNNPLPGFWVKLFSAATPESFVLKNQDRGPISYIGGGETACRQ, from the coding sequence ATGAACGGAACCACTAAAATGGCCTTGGCCTGTCTCGGAATGGTCAGCCTCGCGCTGGCCGCCGAATCGGCTCAGGCGGCGACCATCGTTCTCAACGGCACCGGATCTTCTGCCGGACGGCAATACGCCGGGCTGGCGCCGGTGTTTATCTGCGATGCGAGTCCTGTACCGACATTTTTCAAGGACAGTGCTAATCCACCGAATGAAACAGAGTGGCAGTGCAAGACCAACGGGGGAGCGGACGATCTCATCGTGCGGTACCACGCACTTAACTCGATCGCCGGATATCAACTCAACCAAGGTGCGTTTCCCAAGCAGACTAGCTTTATCAACACCGCCGCATCCACCTGCGCAGGAGCGACGACGGTTGTCATCGGTGGGAAAAATGTCAACCAGCGGGTGTGCTCTACGGTCGTCCTGGCCAATCAGAACGTGCATTGGGGCGCCTCAGATGTCCAGGCTGCCTCATTCCATCAGACTGGTGGCGGGGCAACCGGAATTGTGGCAGAGACGGGAGTGTCCAGCAATCCGGTCGTGAGCGTGCCGTTCTCGATCATCGTCGGCGGCAACGTGCGGCAATTCGTCTCAGGCTCGCCGCAGCCGCTCCAGAGTCTGACTCGGGAACAGATCGAGCAGATTTTTGCCGGGGCAGTGACGGATTGGACCACGCTTGGTCTTGCAGTCAGCGGCGGATCCAGCACCATCGATCTGTGTCTTCGATCTGCAGGGTCGGGAACGAAGGCGACGGCTGATGAAGTGCTCTTTGTTAACGCGAATGAGACGGATTTCCCGAGTCAACCATTCAATTCTGGTTCCGGGAATATGGCGACCTGCGTCTCTACTCATCCGAGTTCGATCGGTTATATCGACAGCGATAGCGTCCCCGGTTTGACAGGCGGCGCCTATGCGGTGAAGATCGGCGGAGCGTCGGCTCCCTCTGGTACTGCTGCATCAAAGTTGGATCTGGCATGCGGGCGATATCCCTTCTGGGCCAACTGGAATGTCGTGAAGCGTACGACCAGCCTGGATACCCTGACGGGAGTTGCTGGCACTCAGGCCAAACTGGATAGCTTGATCACCAATATGGTGGACAACAATCCGCTTCCCGGCTTCTGGGTCAAATTGTTCAGCGCGGCAACTCCGGAATCGTTCGTGCTGAAGAACCAAGACCGCGGCCCCATCAGCTACATCGGCGGTGGAGAAACGGCCTGCCGTCAGTAA
- a CDS encoding MotA/TolQ/ExbB proton channel family protein, whose product MDMSSGGVAFALNHATLEGKITITVLLLFSLVSWTVIINKFRQLKKAKKRNGLFLGYYSKAKSPLIIFSKGPIKQLQGSPMYDLYYGGCEELKVQQEKYGTVKIPHHGMSAVRIALERVLGEAAVSLEGGLIVLATAISGGPFVGLLGTVWGVMDTFSGIGRAQQASLTTMAPGVASALIATVAGLMVAIPSLFCYNYLITKIKTLTMELDNFGAHLETVFMTEYLRPKDQFEAAEEELEAMRPRSASQEEGDSMGAAAH is encoded by the coding sequence ATGGACATGAGTTCGGGAGGTGTCGCATTTGCCCTCAATCATGCGACGCTCGAGGGGAAAATCACGATCACAGTGCTCCTCTTGTTTTCGCTCGTGAGCTGGACGGTGATCATCAATAAGTTTCGTCAGTTGAAAAAAGCGAAAAAACGGAATGGACTGTTTTTGGGCTATTATTCAAAAGCCAAGAGTCCTCTGATCATTTTCAGCAAGGGCCCTATCAAGCAGTTGCAAGGCTCTCCCATGTACGATCTCTACTACGGGGGTTGTGAAGAGCTGAAGGTGCAGCAGGAAAAGTATGGGACGGTGAAGATTCCCCACCATGGAATGAGCGCAGTCCGGATTGCGTTGGAACGGGTGCTGGGCGAAGCTGCTGTCAGCCTGGAAGGCGGGCTGATCGTGCTGGCTACGGCGATCAGCGGCGGGCCGTTCGTCGGATTGCTCGGCACGGTCTGGGGTGTCATGGATACATTCTCCGGTATCGGTCGGGCCCAGCAGGCAAGCTTGACCACCATGGCGCCGGGGGTGGCCTCTGCCCTCATCGCGACGGTTGCAGGTCTGATGGTCGCGATTCCGTCTTTGTTTTGCTACAACTACCTCATCACCAAAATCAAGACGTTGACCATGGAATTGGACAATTTCGGCGCGCATCTTGAGACCGTGTTCATGACGGAATATCTCAGGCCAAAAGATCAATTCGAAGCAGCCGAGGAAGAATTGGAAGCGATGAGGCCCAGGAGCGCCAGCCAAGAGGAAGGCGATTCGATGGGCGCGGCAGCTCACTAG
- a CDS encoding VPLPA-CTERM sorting domain-containing protein gives MQDSKALKSVGRAAAAAVMGAALMVTGLGSEAQAEQFGPGDLVLVVYGNNTELVQKVGTIGGIASGISTTIDLSQVGGANALQYTLLGFNQTPPSAPSNFLAGSSIAAETFTTGQKVAITPTNYVNPLVSWGTQLVTANDTRLNIPKADALSFSTFLNQSGNNSLNGGFPVRMSSDVDTLLNIIGRNNAPQGNVALANLGTALLTAAGQFTISAVPIPAAAVLFATGMIGLVGVARRSFNMTA, from the coding sequence ATGCAAGATAGCAAAGCGTTGAAATCCGTCGGACGTGCCGCTGCTGCAGCCGTGATGGGAGCTGCACTCATGGTGACCGGGTTGGGCAGTGAGGCTCAGGCGGAACAGTTTGGACCGGGGGACTTGGTATTGGTTGTCTATGGCAACAACACCGAGTTGGTGCAGAAAGTGGGAACGATCGGAGGGATTGCAAGCGGGATCTCGACGACGATTGACTTGTCACAAGTGGGAGGAGCCAACGCGCTTCAATATACGCTGCTGGGATTCAACCAGACGCCGCCGAGTGCTCCGAGCAATTTTCTCGCAGGCTCGAGCATTGCGGCTGAAACGTTCACTACGGGTCAAAAGGTGGCCATTACTCCTACCAACTATGTCAATCCGTTGGTGTCATGGGGGACCCAGCTGGTGACGGCGAACGACACGCGGCTCAACATTCCGAAGGCCGATGCATTGTCATTCAGCACCTTTCTCAATCAGTCAGGGAACAACAGCCTGAACGGCGGCTTCCCCGTCCGCATGTCTTCCGATGTGGATACGCTGCTCAATATCATCGGGCGAAACAATGCCCCGCAAGGGAACGTGGCATTGGCCAACCTCGGCACGGCCCTGCTGACCGCTGCCGGACAGTTTACGATTTCAGCCGTACCCATCCCTGCTGCAGCCGTGTTATTCGCGACAGGGATGATCGGTCTGGTCGGAGTGGCCCGCCGGTCTTTCAACATGACCGCGTGA
- a CDS encoding porin: MNRCNRGIRVWVCIAMACAWMSEGISVAGQLEDLLLENKQITIDQWVKLKAEEEKRETKALEESRGVGDVPVRERWYEKISIRGYTQLRYNHNINNDALVSTQGDRSIGKNDEFFLRRARVIFSGQPHERVFFYVQPEFAGVVNGTEQTAVLRDFYADLFLTENKEWRIRAGLSKVPFGFEVMQSSQNRLALDRDDAINSGAQNERDLGLFLYYAPTTIRERFRRLVESGLKGSGDYGLFGIGIYNGQGPNTRDLNKNKHVVFHTMYPHEFSNGQILEIGMDAYTGQYVVSTTPVVGLNNLTSGVATNPLITNGGNYLDERVAWHVVLYPQPFGFQAEYMIGRGPELNQDRTEVVMGSTRGGYLQFFYNYRCDSICKNIFPFFRVQEYFGGKKFEANAPRYSVREWELGLEYQFNRAVELTVMYTWTQRTSSNPDALPFSACGVSTFGVPCSQTPYQLQTGNLLRFQLQWNF, encoded by the coding sequence ATGAACAGGTGCAACAGGGGGATCCGGGTATGGGTGTGCATAGCGATGGCATGTGCATGGATGTCGGAAGGTATATCGGTAGCCGGTCAACTCGAGGACCTTCTCCTGGAAAACAAGCAGATCACGATCGATCAGTGGGTCAAACTGAAAGCCGAGGAGGAAAAGCGGGAAACGAAGGCCTTGGAAGAAAGCCGCGGGGTCGGCGATGTCCCGGTTCGTGAGCGCTGGTATGAAAAGATCAGCATCCGAGGGTATACACAATTGCGTTACAACCATAATATCAATAACGATGCGTTGGTCAGCACGCAGGGCGACCGTTCGATCGGGAAAAACGATGAGTTTTTTCTACGCCGCGCGCGGGTCATCTTCAGCGGGCAACCTCACGAACGGGTGTTCTTCTATGTGCAACCTGAGTTCGCCGGAGTAGTCAATGGGACCGAGCAAACGGCTGTCCTTCGTGATTTCTATGCGGATTTGTTTTTGACGGAAAATAAGGAGTGGAGAATTCGTGCCGGACTGTCAAAAGTCCCGTTCGGATTTGAAGTCATGCAATCCAGTCAGAATCGTTTGGCATTGGACCGGGATGATGCCATCAATTCAGGCGCACAAAACGAGCGTGATTTAGGGCTTTTCCTGTATTACGCTCCGACGACCATACGTGAACGGTTTCGACGCCTGGTCGAAAGCGGTCTCAAGGGATCCGGTGACTATGGCTTGTTCGGGATCGGGATCTATAATGGCCAGGGGCCGAACACGCGTGATCTCAATAAGAACAAACATGTGGTCTTCCACACCATGTATCCGCATGAATTTTCCAACGGGCAAATCCTCGAGATCGGCATGGACGCCTATACCGGCCAATATGTGGTATCGACGACGCCGGTCGTCGGACTCAATAACCTAACCAGCGGAGTTGCCACAAATCCTCTCATAACCAACGGCGGCAATTATCTGGACGAGCGTGTCGCCTGGCACGTCGTGCTGTATCCTCAACCGTTCGGATTTCAGGCTGAATACATGATCGGCAGAGGTCCGGAGCTCAATCAAGACCGCACGGAAGTCGTGATGGGCTCGACGAGAGGCGGATATCTACAGTTTTTCTATAACTATCGATGCGATAGCATCTGCAAAAATATTTTCCCATTCTTCAGGGTCCAGGAATATTTCGGAGGGAAAAAGTTCGAGGCGAACGCCCCAAGATATTCAGTCAGAGAATGGGAGCTGGGGTTGGAATACCAATTTAACCGGGCGGTCGAATTAACGGTCATGTACACGTGGACGCAGCGGACATCGTCAAATCCTGACGCGCTTCCGTTTAGCGCCTGCGGCGTTTCCACCTTCGGTGTCCCCTGTTCGCAGACGCCCTATCAGCTGCAAACAGGAAATCTTTTGAGATTCCAATTACAGTGGAACTTCTAG
- a CDS encoding TonB family protein, translating into MAGYRGFEQKKSKLGTTLAIVGAIHLAIGGGLYWVSQTEWGQNLIKVYKLNAFKKEEPPPPPEKEQEPEPEPPKPEPKPQEAPPPPPPPPAEAPPPPKASDAPTAPPVDANPYAIGKGRGKFAGYTDILTAMIQAKYQQPPDLPDDLEYAVLCELVLDQEGRVLQYRLLTSSGSLLFDQSAVDALAKVTQVRPPPEGMDHTVVIKFFPPA; encoded by the coding sequence ATGGCCGGTTATCGGGGATTCGAACAAAAGAAAAGCAAACTTGGGACAACCTTGGCGATTGTCGGCGCCATACATCTGGCGATCGGCGGTGGACTGTACTGGGTGTCGCAAACGGAATGGGGACAGAATCTTATCAAGGTCTACAAACTCAACGCATTCAAGAAGGAGGAGCCGCCTCCTCCGCCTGAAAAGGAACAGGAACCTGAGCCGGAACCACCCAAGCCGGAACCCAAGCCACAGGAAGCACCGCCGCCACCGCCGCCCCCCCCGGCAGAAGCCCCCCCTCCACCGAAAGCGTCCGATGCTCCCACTGCGCCACCGGTAGATGCCAATCCGTATGCGATCGGAAAAGGGCGCGGTAAATTCGCCGGCTACACCGACATCCTGACGGCGATGATCCAGGCCAAATATCAACAGCCGCCGGATCTCCCCGATGACCTTGAATATGCCGTGCTTTGTGAACTCGTCCTGGACCAGGAAGGTCGGGTCTTGCAGTACCGTCTCCTGACTTCGTCCGGTAGTCTTCTATTCGATCAATCCGCCGTCGATGCGCTAGCCAAGGTGACCCAAGTGCGCCCGCCGCCAGAAGGCATGGACCATACCGTCGTCATAAAGTTTTTCCCGCCGGCTTAA